One window from the genome of Paracoccus zhejiangensis encodes:
- a CDS encoding response regulator transcription factor, producing the protein MTDAPLIAILDDEPEIRRLLSGALEEAGFRTASFARATEFEAALRRITPEACLIDLGLPDRDGLALVHRLARESGAAIIIISGRAQVQDRITGLELGADDYIIKPFETAEVVARIRARLRKPAAAASPERSDNRIRFAGWTADFDSYMLIAPDGAETPISHAEAELLRIFLDSPRRLITRNQMLEALGGTAGESFDRAMDVRISRLRGKLGEDPKNPRLIKTIYGAGYIFLAELG; encoded by the coding sequence ATGACTGACGCGCCCCTGATCGCCATTCTGGATGACGAGCCCGAGATCCGCCGCCTCTTGTCGGGCGCGCTGGAGGAGGCGGGCTTTCGTACCGCCAGTTTCGCCCGCGCCACCGAGTTCGAGGCGGCTTTGCGCCGCATCACCCCCGAGGCCTGCCTGATCGATCTGGGCCTGCCCGACCGCGACGGGCTGGCGCTGGTGCATCGGCTGGCGCGCGAATCGGGGGCGGCGATCATCATCATCTCGGGCCGGGCGCAGGTGCAGGACCGCATCACCGGGCTGGAACTGGGCGCGGATGATTACATCATCAAGCCGTTCGAGACCGCCGAGGTGGTGGCCCGCATCCGCGCGCGGCTGCGCAAGCCCGCCGCCGCCGCCAGCCCCGAGCGCAGCGACAACCGCATCCGCTTTGCCGGCTGGACCGCCGATTTCGACAGCTACATGCTGATTGCGCCCGATGGTGCGGAAACGCCGATCAGCCATGCCGAAGCGGAACTGCTGCGCATCTTCCTGGACAGCCCGCGTCGGCTCATCACCCGCAACCAGATGCTCGAGGCGCTTGGCGGCACGGCGGGGGAAAGTTTCGACCGGGCAATGGATGTGCGCATCTCCCGCCTGCGGGGCAAGCTGGGCGAGGATCCAAAAAACCCGCGCCTGATCAAGACGATCTATGGCGCGGGTTATATCTTTCTGGCGGAACTGGGCTGA
- a CDS encoding LysR family transcriptional regulator, which translates to MHLELRHLRTVRAVHEQGGLARAADVLNITQSALSHQIKGLEDQAGVELFVRRAKPMRLSAAGMRLLRLAEQVLPMVAATEAEFKGVEMGRVGRLHIAMECHACFDWLLPVLDQFRRTWPDVDVDIRLGLAFGALPALAREQVDLVISSDPEEVPEVTFAPLFDYSPTMVVPAGHPLVEKGFVEPEDLADQTLISYPMDRARLDVFSQFLTPAGVEPAHHRKVELTDVALMLVASGRGVAVMPDWVLRRHAANPELAMLPLGQGGMLRRLYAAVRDDDLSQPYMAHVLRLARTEPVRMLRG; encoded by the coding sequence ATGCATCTCGAACTGCGCCACCTGCGCACCGTCCGCGCCGTCCATGAACAGGGCGGGCTCGCCCGCGCCGCTGATGTGCTGAACATCACCCAATCGGCGCTGTCCCATCAGATCAAGGGGCTGGAGGATCAGGCCGGGGTCGAGCTTTTCGTGCGCCGCGCCAAGCCCATGCGGCTCTCCGCCGCCGGGATGCGGCTTCTGCGGCTGGCGGAGCAGGTGCTGCCGATGGTCGCCGCCACCGAGGCCGAGTTCAAGGGTGTCGAGATGGGCCGGGTCGGGAGGTTGCATATCGCGATGGAATGCCATGCCTGTTTCGACTGGCTTCTGCCGGTGCTGGACCAGTTCCGCCGCACCTGGCCGGATGTCGATGTGGATATCCGCCTTGGCCTCGCCTTCGGCGCGCTGCCGGCGCTCGCGCGGGAACAGGTCGATCTGGTCATCTCCTCGGACCCCGAGGAGGTGCCGGAGGTGACCTTCGCGCCCCTGTTCGACTATTCGCCGACGATGGTGGTGCCGGCCGGGCATCCGCTGGTCGAGAAGGGCTTTGTCGAGCCGGAGGATCTCGCCGACCAGACGCTGATCTCCTATCCGATGGACCGGGCGCGGCTGGATGTGTTCAGCCAGTTCCTGACCCCCGCCGGGGTCGAACCCGCCCATCACCGCAAGGTCGAGCTGACCGATGTGGCCTTGATGCTGGTCGCCTCGGGCCGGGGCGTGGCGGTGATGCCCGACTGGGTGCTGCGCCGCCATGCCGCCAATCCCGAACTGGCGATGCTGCCCTTGGGGCAGGGCGGGATGCTGCGCCGGCTTTACGCGGCGGTCAGGGATGACGACCTGTCGCAACCCTACATGGCCCATGTGTTGCGGCTGGCGCGGACCGAGCCGGTCAGAATGCTGAGGGGCTGA
- a CDS encoding bifunctional sulfate adenylyltransferase/adenylylsulfate kinase, with amino-acid sequence MTQANQAPIPELYVSPDAAAALKDEAGNMPSWDLTPRQICDLELLMNGGFYPLKGFLTEADYNGVVNDMRLSDGSLWPMPINLDVSEKFAEGLEPGTDIALRDQEGVILAIMSVTDKWLPNKKLEAEKVFGAGADDLAHPAINYLHNVAGPVYLGGPVKGLQAPTHYDFRGRRDTPNELRAQFKKLGWRKVVVFQTRNPLHRAHQELTFRAAREAQANLLIHPVVGMTKPGDVDHFTRVRCYEAVLDKYPAATTSLSLLNLAMRMAGPREAVWHGIIRRNHGATHFIVGRDHAGPGKNSKGVDFYGPYDAQELFKKHEDEIGVQMVDFKHMVYVQEKAQYYPVNEVPEGGTVLDISGTELRRRLREGLDIPEWFSFPEVVTQLRRTSPPRARQGFTVFFTGLSGSGKSTVANALMVKLMEMGGRPVTLLDGDVVRKHLSSELGFSKEHRDINIKRIGYVASEITKNGGIAICAPIAPYTATRRAVREMVEQYGAFAEVHVSTPIEECERRDRKGLYKLAREGKIKEFTGISDPYEEPQKPELRVDTTEIDVDNAAHQVLLTLENMGLIGLR; translated from the coding sequence ATGACCCAAGCCAACCAAGCCCCGATTCCCGAACTCTATGTCTCGCCCGACGCCGCCGCGGCGCTGAAAGACGAGGCGGGCAACATGCCCAGCTGGGATCTGACCCCGCGCCAGATCTGCGACCTCGAACTGCTGATGAACGGCGGCTTCTACCCGCTGAAAGGCTTTCTGACCGAGGCCGATTACAACGGCGTCGTGAATGACATGCGGCTGAGCGACGGCTCGCTCTGGCCGATGCCGATCAACCTCGATGTCAGCGAGAAATTCGCCGAGGGGCTGGAGCCCGGCACCGACATCGCGCTGCGCGACCAGGAAGGCGTCATCCTGGCGATCATGTCGGTGACCGACAAATGGTTGCCGAACAAGAAGCTCGAGGCGGAGAAGGTATTTGGCGCCGGTGCCGATGACCTGGCCCATCCGGCGATCAACTACCTACACAACGTGGCCGGCCCAGTCTATCTCGGTGGCCCGGTGAAGGGCCTGCAGGCGCCGACGCATTACGATTTCCGTGGCCGTCGCGATACGCCCAACGAATTGCGCGCCCAGTTCAAGAAGCTCGGCTGGCGCAAGGTCGTGGTGTTCCAGACCCGCAACCCGCTGCACCGCGCCCACCAGGAACTGACCTTCCGCGCCGCGCGCGAGGCGCAGGCCAACCTGCTGATCCACCCGGTCGTCGGCATGACCAAGCCCGGCGACGTGGACCATTTCACCCGCGTCCGCTGCTACGAGGCGGTGCTGGACAAGTACCCGGCGGCTACCACCTCGCTGTCGCTTCTGAACCTCGCCATGCGCATGGCCGGCCCGCGCGAGGCGGTCTGGCACGGCATCATCCGCCGCAACCACGGCGCCACCCATTTCATCGTCGGCCGCGACCATGCTGGCCCCGGCAAGAACAGCAAGGGCGTCGACTTCTATGGCCCCTATGACGCGCAAGAGCTGTTCAAGAAGCACGAGGACGAAATCGGCGTCCAGATGGTCGACTTCAAGCACATGGTCTATGTGCAGGAAAAGGCGCAATATTACCCGGTGAACGAGGTGCCCGAGGGCGGCACTGTGCTGGATATCAGCGGCACCGAACTGCGCCGCCGCCTGCGCGAGGGCCTGGACATCCCCGAATGGTTCAGCTTCCCCGAAGTGGTGACCCAGCTGCGCCGCACCTCGCCGCCGCGGGCGCGCCAGGGCTTCACCGTCTTCTTCACCGGCCTCTCGGGCTCGGGCAAGTCCACCGTCGCCAACGCGCTAATGGTCAAGCTGATGGAGATGGGCGGCCGTCCGGTGACGCTGCTCGATGGCGACGTGGTGCGCAAACACCTGTCGAGCGAGCTGGGGTTCAGTAAGGAACACCGCGACATCAACATCAAGCGCATCGGCTATGTCGCTTCCGAGATCACCAAGAACGGCGGCATCGCCATCTGCGCGCCGATCGCACCCTATACCGCGACCCGCCGCGCCGTTCGCGAGATGGTCGAGCAATACGGCGCCTTTGCCGAGGTGCATGTCTCGACCCCGATCGAGGAATGCGAGCGCCGTGACCGCAAGGGTCTCTACAAGCTGGCGCGCGAGGGCAAGATCAAGGAATTCACCGGGATCTCGGACCCCTATGAAGAACCGCAAAAGCCCGAACTGCGCGTCGACACCACCGAGATCGACGTGGACAATGCCGCGCACCAGGTGCTGCTGACGCTGGAAAACATGGGGCTGATCGGTCTGCGCTGA
- a CDS encoding hybrid sensor histidine kinase/response regulator, whose amino-acid sequence MIRAPNPDETRAELTRSGLNLIGQALSIFDADLRLAVANLQYQAMFDLPDELTRPGASFEATIRYLVHRGEYGPQDDPEAAIAFRVKQAATFEPHYFERPRANGRWIAVEGAPLGEGGWITVYTDITDTKRQESLLRARSEELSEQVLDHAERLAAANRELAATNAALQEAQRILTASEARIRQVTEMVPAHIAHVDASYRYSFSNRQQPLVFPGTSDRITGLHVSEALGPQTFATLKPWLDRALTGEPQVFEMTHQPSGRRIRIALTPDRTGQGVYVLSTDVSAEVQVREAISHAGKRSLAARLTSGMAHDFGNLLTIILGLQGRLAGLDLPGTAGADVQATLAAARRGAQLLNRLASISLPRDLSFQPVSLPALLNEVATLARPSLAEGVVLSVESALDDAPLLLDPGALQDSLLNLILNANAALSGPGTISLTALPRGGWLRIMVEDSGPGFSPEALTRATEPFYSTKQGQGSGLGLSMVYDQTKLAGGTLRLDNTGTGARVTLSLPLRRVARQIVLLVEDDDTIRTEVRAMLTGLGHAVIEAASLTEAQALTDLPGLTLILSDMQLGDGLGLDLSGAGLPLVLMTSLPPGDPLRAGATAPVLTKPFDADRLAGALADAACRAAPDTPEDPHD is encoded by the coding sequence ATGATCCGCGCCCCGAACCCTGACGAGACCCGCGCCGAACTGACCCGTTCGGGACTGAACCTGATCGGTCAGGCGCTGTCGATCTTTGACGCCGACCTGCGGCTGGCGGTGGCGAACCTGCAATACCAGGCCATGTTCGACCTGCCCGACGAGTTGACCCGGCCCGGCGCCAGCTTCGAGGCGACCATCCGCTATCTTGTCCATCGCGGCGAATACGGGCCGCAGGATGACCCCGAGGCCGCCATCGCCTTCCGCGTCAAACAGGCCGCCACCTTCGAGCCGCATTACTTCGAACGTCCGCGCGCCAATGGCCGCTGGATCGCGGTCGAGGGCGCGCCGCTTGGCGAGGGCGGCTGGATCACCGTCTATACCGACATCACCGACACCAAGCGGCAGGAATCGCTGCTGCGCGCACGCTCCGAGGAACTCAGCGAACAGGTGCTGGACCATGCCGAGCGTCTGGCCGCTGCCAACCGCGAACTGGCCGCCACCAACGCCGCTTTGCAAGAGGCGCAGCGCATCCTGACCGCCAGCGAGGCGCGCATCCGGCAGGTCACCGAGATGGTTCCGGCCCATATCGCCCATGTCGATGCCAGCTATCGCTACAGCTTCTCGAACCGCCAGCAGCCGCTGGTTTTCCCCGGCACCTCGGACCGGATCACCGGGCTGCATGTCTCGGAGGCGCTGGGGCCGCAGACCTTTGCCACGCTGAAACCCTGGCTCGACCGCGCGCTGACCGGCGAGCCGCAGGTCTTCGAGATGACGCACCAGCCCTCGGGCCGGCGCATCCGCATCGCCCTGACCCCGGACCGGACCGGACAGGGGGTCTATGTCCTCTCGACCGATGTCAGTGCCGAGGTGCAGGTCCGCGAGGCGATCAGCCATGCCGGCAAGCGCAGTCTTGCGGCGCGGCTGACCTCGGGCATGGCGCATGATTTCGGCAACCTCTTGACCATCATCCTCGGGCTGCAGGGGCGGCTGGCGGGGCTCGACCTGCCCGGAACGGCGGGCGCGGATGTACAGGCCACGCTGGCGGCGGCGCGGCGGGGGGCGCAACTGCTCAATCGCCTCGCCAGCATCAGCCTGCCGCGCGACCTGAGTTTCCAGCCGGTCAGCCTGCCGGCGCTGCTCAATGAGGTGGCGACGCTCGCGCGCCCCTCGCTGGCCGAGGGGGTGGTGCTCTCCGTCGAGTCTGCGCTGGACGATGCCCCGCTGCTGCTCGATCCCGGTGCCTTGCAGGATTCGCTTCTGAATCTGATCCTCAACGCCAATGCGGCGCTATCCGGCCCCGGCACCATCAGCCTGACCGCCCTGCCCCGTGGCGGCTGGTTGCGCATCATGGTCGAGGATAGCGGCCCCGGCTTCTCGCCCGAGGCGCTGACCCGCGCCACCGAACCCTTCTATTCCACCAAGCAGGGACAGGGGTCGGGACTGGGCCTGTCGATGGTCTATGACCAGACGAAGCTGGCCGGCGGCACCCTCAGGCTGGACAATACCGGGACCGGCGCGCGGGTGACGCTGAGCCTGCCCTTGCGCCGGGTGGCGCGGCAAATCGTTTTGCTGGTCGAGGATGACGACACCATCCGCACCGAGGTCCGCGCCATGCTGACCGGCCTCGGCCATGCGGTGATCGAGGCCGCCAGCCTGACCGAGGCGCAGGCGCTGACCGACCTGCCCGGGCTGACGTTGATCCTGTCGGACATGCAGCTTGGCGACGGTCTGGGCTTGGACCTGTCGGGCGCCGGCCTGCCCCTGGTGCTGATGACCTCGCTGCCGCCGGGCGATCCCTTGCGCGCGGGCGCAACCGCCCCGGTGCTCACCAAACCCTTCGATGCCGACCGGCTGGCGGGCGCGCTGGCGGATGCCGCTTGCCGCGCCGCCCCCGACACGCCAGAAGACCCCCATGACTGA
- a CDS encoding inositol monophosphatase family protein yields the protein MLSANMNVMIKAARKAGRSLVKDFREVENLQVSVKGAGDFVSRADREAERIIKEELRGARPNYGWLGEETGEEAGEDPTRRWIVDPLDGTTNFLHGLPHWAISIALEHKGEIVAAVIFDPAKDEMFVAEKGGGAFMNDQRLRVSSRGKMIESIFATGVPFGGRGTLPATLQDLARLMPLTAGVRRWGAASLDLAYVAAGRYDGYWERGIFPWDVAAGILMVREAGGFAEGLREGDHVLESGRIVAANATIFDTFAKVIRARD from the coding sequence ATGCTCAGCGCCAATATGAACGTCATGATCAAGGCTGCCCGCAAGGCCGGCCGCAGCCTCGTCAAGGATTTCCGCGAGGTCGAGAACCTGCAGGTCAGCGTCAAGGGTGCGGGCGATTTCGTCAGCCGCGCCGACCGCGAGGCCGAGCGGATCATCAAGGAAGAACTGCGCGGCGCGCGGCCGAACTATGGCTGGCTGGGCGAGGAAACCGGCGAGGAGGCGGGCGAGGATCCGACCCGTCGCTGGATCGTCGATCCGCTGGACGGCACCACCAACTTCCTGCACGGGTTGCCGCATTGGGCGATCTCGATCGCGCTCGAGCACAAGGGCGAAATCGTCGCGGCGGTGATCTTTGACCCGGCCAAGGACGAGATGTTCGTGGCCGAAAAGGGCGGCGGCGCCTTCATGAACGACCAGCGCCTGCGGGTGTCCTCGCGCGGGAAGATGATCGAGTCGATCTTTGCCACCGGTGTGCCCTTCGGCGGCCGCGGCACGTTGCCCGCGACGCTGCAGGACCTGGCCCGGTTGATGCCGCTGACCGCCGGCGTGCGCCGCTGGGGCGCTGCCTCGCTGGATCTGGCCTATGTCGCCGCCGGCCGTTACGACGGCTACTGGGAACGCGGGATTTTCCCCTGGGATGTCGCAGCGGGCATCCTGATGGTGCGTGAGGCTGGCGGTTTTGCTGAAGGTCTGCGCGAGGGCGATCACGTGCTGGAATCGGGCCGCATCGTCGCCGCCAATGCCACCATCTTCGACACGTTCGCCAAGGTCATTCGCGCCCGCGACTGA
- the metF gene encoding methylenetetrahydrofolate reductase [NAD(P)H] — MTTPTITTAPKISFEFFPPKTLEASFALWETARALAPMEPDFVSVTYGAGGTTRQLTHEAVTTIQKNYGVTVAAHLTCVDASREETLAIVQSYADAGVREIVALRGDAPKGADRFTPHPEGFANSIELIEAIAARGDMTIRVGAYPEPHPDTQGGTDADVAWLKRKIDAGATSAITQFFFEAETFFRFRDKCEKAGITAPIIPGILPIQSWAGAKRFAAMCGTSVPQWADDAFTAAARDGEGREALLATAVCTELCDNLLKGGVDRLHFYTLNRPGLTRDVCAALGIQPVRELKAVA, encoded by the coding sequence ATGACCACGCCGACTATCACCACTGCCCCGAAGATCAGCTTCGAATTCTTCCCGCCGAAAACGCTCGAGGCGTCTTTCGCGCTGTGGGAAACGGCGCGGGCGCTGGCACCGATGGAACCCGATTTCGTCTCGGTCACCTATGGCGCCGGCGGCACCACCCGGCAGCTGACCCATGAGGCGGTGACCACCATCCAGAAAAACTACGGCGTGACGGTGGCCGCGCATCTGACCTGCGTCGATGCCTCGCGCGAGGAAACGCTGGCCATCGTGCAATCCTATGCCGATGCCGGCGTGCGCGAAATCGTGGCGCTGCGCGGCGATGCACCGAAGGGTGCCGACCGCTTCACCCCGCATCCCGAGGGTTTTGCCAATTCGATCGAGCTGATCGAGGCGATCGCGGCGCGGGGCGACATGACCATCCGCGTCGGCGCCTATCCCGAGCCGCATCCCGACACGCAGGGCGGCACCGATGCCGACGTGGCCTGGCTGAAGCGCAAGATCGATGCCGGGGCCACCAGCGCCATCACCCAGTTCTTCTTCGAGGCCGAGACCTTCTTCCGCTTCCGCGACAAATGCGAGAAGGCCGGCATCACCGCCCCGATCATCCCCGGCATCCTGCCGATCCAGAGCTGGGCCGGTGCAAAACGGTTTGCAGCCATGTGCGGCACCTCGGTCCCGCAATGGGCCGACGACGCCTTCACCGCCGCCGCCCGCGATGGCGAGGGCCGCGAGGCGCTGCTGGCCACGGCGGTCTGCACCGAACTGTGCGACAACCTGCTGAAAGGCGGCGTCGACCGGCTGCATTTTTACACGCTGAACCGCCCGGGCCTGACCCGCGACGTCTGCGCCGCACTGGGCATCCAGCCGGTGCGCGAGCTGAAGGCGGTGGCGTAA
- a CDS encoding type III PLP-dependent enzyme domain-containing protein, translating into MGQNKTVWDNPADIIRHMKPDHPVMAFAPSALQETARRFVAGFPGLVTYAVKSNPEEVVIQNLLAAGIKGFDVASPFEIDLIGRMSPAAARHYHNPVRAGWEIDHAVGAGIRAWSVDSRSELDKLFARVPTETDHGPVEISPRFKLPVLGAAYDFGSKFGATPELAAELLAAVAARGYTPSLTFHPGTQCTDPIAWESYIRVAGEICEMAGVKAKRLNVGGGFPSHRVVGVEPDLEAIFTEIGETVAETFGDDRPDLVCEPGRGLCADAYALITRVKALRDGSSVFLNDGVYGGLAELPIIGNIDRLQVLTPQGKLREGDPQSRVIFGPTCDSVDRLPGELTLPEDIAEGDYVIVHGIGAYSTVTNTRFNGFGLMSHATVMSLA; encoded by the coding sequence ATGGGACAGAACAAGACCGTCTGGGATAATCCCGCCGACATCATCCGGCATATGAAGCCGGATCACCCGGTGATGGCCTTCGCGCCGTCGGCCCTGCAGGAAACCGCCCGGCGCTTTGTCGCGGGTTTTCCCGGGCTGGTGACCTATGCGGTCAAGTCGAACCCCGAAGAGGTGGTGATCCAGAACCTGCTGGCGGCAGGGATCAAGGGTTTCGACGTGGCCTCGCCCTTCGAGATCGACCTGATCGGCAGGATGTCCCCGGCCGCCGCGCGGCATTACCACAACCCGGTGCGCGCCGGATGGGAAATCGACCACGCGGTCGGTGCCGGCATCCGTGCCTGGTCGGTCGACAGCCGTTCGGAACTGGACAAGCTGTTCGCCCGCGTGCCGACCGAAACCGATCACGGCCCGGTCGAGATATCGCCCCGCTTCAAGCTGCCGGTGCTGGGCGCGGCCTATGACTTCGGCTCGAAATTCGGCGCTACGCCGGAACTGGCGGCCGAGCTGCTGGCGGCGGTCGCGGCGCGTGGCTATACCCCCTCGCTGACCTTCCATCCGGGGACGCAATGCACCGACCCGATTGCCTGGGAAAGCTATATCCGGGTCGCGGGCGAGATCTGCGAAATGGCCGGGGTGAAGGCCAAGCGGCTGAACGTCGGCGGCGGCTTCCCCTCGCATCGCGTGGTGGGCGTCGAGCCCGACCTGGAAGCGATCTTCACCGAGATCGGCGAGACCGTTGCCGAGACCTTTGGCGACGACCGCCCCGATCTCGTCTGCGAGCCGGGCCGGGGTCTCTGCGCCGATGCCTATGCGCTGATCACCCGGGTGAAGGCGCTGCGCGACGGCAGCAGCGTCTTCCTGAATGATGGCGTCTATGGCGGGCTGGCGGAACTGCCGATCATCGGCAATATCGACCGGCTGCAGGTGCTGACCCCGCAGGGCAAGCTGCGCGAGGGCGATCCGCAGAGCCGGGTGATCTTCGGCCCGACCTGTGATTCGGTCGATCGCCTGCCGGGCGAGCTGACTTTGCCCGAGGATATTGCAGAAGGCGATTACGTCATCGTCCACGGCATCGGTGCCTATTCGACGGTGACGAATACGCGCTTCAACGGCTTCGGTCTGATGAGTCACGCAACGGTAATGTCACTCGCGTGA
- the purN gene encoding phosphoribosylglycinamide formyltransferase: MKRVAILISGGGSNMLRLLDSMAGDHPARPVLVGSNDPAASGLAKAAAQGVPTVAIDHRAFASRTEFEAALLEPLLAAEPDIICLAGFMRILTPDFTRRFAGRMLNIHPSLLPKYPGLHTHARAIEAGDAEAGATVHEVTADLDAGPILGQARVPVLPGETPDTLAARVLVQEHRLYPEVLRRFAAGDRKPVLL; the protein is encoded by the coding sequence GTGAAACGCGTCGCCATCCTGATCTCGGGTGGCGGCTCGAACATGCTGCGCCTGTTGGACAGCATGGCGGGCGATCATCCCGCGCGGCCGGTGCTGGTCGGTTCGAACGATCCCGCTGCCAGCGGTCTGGCCAAGGCCGCCGCGCAGGGCGTGCCGACTGTTGCCATCGATCACCGCGCATTTGCCAGCCGGACAGAGTTCGAGGCAGCGCTGCTCGAGCCGCTCTTGGCCGCCGAGCCCGACATCATCTGCCTTGCCGGCTTCATGCGCATCCTGACGCCGGACTTCACCCGCCGCTTTGCTGGCCGGATGCTGAACATCCACCCCTCGCTGCTACCGAAATATCCGGGCCTGCACACCCATGCCCGCGCCATCGAGGCCGGCGATGCCGAGGCGGGCGCGACGGTGCACGAGGTGACCGCCGATCTGGATGCCGGTCCGATCCTCGGGCAGGCGCGGGTGCCGGTGCTGCCGGGCGAAACGCCCGACACGCTGGCGGCGCGGGTGCTGGTTCAGGAACACCGGCTCTATCCCGAGGTGCTGCGCCGTTTTGCCGCGGGCGACCGGAAGCCGGTCCTTCTCTGA
- a CDS encoding DUF2235 domain-containing protein, whose product MQPLAPQPLAPRRPPVTHVILIDGTFASLTEGRRSAIGRIYAALRGRLGHLPPDAGRLRLHYAAGQQLDNWRMLPELASGRGMELRITQAYGWLASGYAPGDPVYLLGYSRGAFAVRSLAGMIGRIGLLRDRHATERHIRLAWRYYQGGGNPQSLEAFRRSRCHDHVQIRMVGCFDTVMALGIRLPMLWMLSEPRHRFHDAHLGAHVDFGFQALALDETRAAFAPILWDDASDAGRIEQVWFKGAHADIGGQLSGLEFARPLANIPLVWMMERAEAVGLPLPEGWRRHFPTDATAPSIGNWRRWGKAFLARAPRLAGREATETLHPSVPLPYPGPAILTRHLAQFAAPKRRRLRRATPESVELPVLPDLPSMDEGKPA is encoded by the coding sequence GTGCAACCCCTTGCCCCCCAACCGCTTGCCCCCCGACGGCCCCCCGTCACCCATGTCATCCTGATCGACGGCACCTTCGCGTCCCTGACCGAAGGTCGCCGCAGCGCGATCGGCCGTATCTATGCCGCCCTGCGTGGTCGGCTGGGGCATCTGCCCCCCGATGCGGGCCGATTGCGACTGCATTACGCCGCCGGTCAGCAACTGGACAATTGGCGGATGCTGCCGGAACTGGCGTCGGGGCGTGGGATGGAGTTGCGCATCACTCAGGCCTATGGCTGGCTGGCCTCGGGCTATGCGCCCGGCGATCCCGTCTACCTGCTGGGCTATTCACGCGGGGCATTCGCCGTGCGCAGCCTTGCGGGGATGATCGGGCGGATCGGCCTTCTGCGCGACCGCCACGCGACCGAGCGGCATATCCGGCTGGCCTGGCGCTATTACCAGGGCGGCGGCAATCCGCAATCGCTCGAGGCGTTCCGGCGCAGCCGCTGCCATGACCATGTGCAGATCCGCATGGTCGGCTGTTTCGACACGGTGATGGCTCTTGGCATCCGCCTGCCGATGCTGTGGATGCTCAGCGAGCCGCGCCACCGCTTCCACGACGCGCATCTGGGCGCGCATGTCGATTTCGGCTTTCAGGCGCTGGCGCTGGACGAGACCCGGGCGGCCTTCGCGCCGATCCTCTGGGACGATGCCAGCGATGCCGGGCGGATCGAGCAGGTCTGGTTCAAGGGCGCCCATGCCGATATCGGCGGGCAATTGTCGGGGCTGGAGTTCGCCCGGCCACTGGCCAATATCCCGCTCGTCTGGATGATGGAACGGGCCGAGGCCGTGGGTCTGCCGCTTCCCGAGGGCTGGCGGCGGCATTTCCCCACCGATGCCACCGCGCCCTCGATCGGCAACTGGCGGCGCTGGGGCAAGGCCTTCCTCGCCCGCGCGCCGCGTCTGGCCGGCCGCGAGGCGACCGAGACGCTGCATCCGTCCGTGCCGCTGCCCTATCCCGGCCCGGCGATCCTGACCCGGCATCTGGCGCAGTTCGCCGCGCCCAAACGCCGCCGCCTGCGCCGCGCCACGCCCGAGAGCGTGGAGTTGCCGGTGCTGCCGGACCTGCCGTCGATGGACGAGGGCAAGCCGGCCTGA
- a CDS encoding Lrp/AsnC family transcriptional regulator — MDDLDRSIITQLSQDARISVAVLSRRLKVARSTVQARLERLESSGAIAGYTVRLGESARATRIRATVLLVIEPRSLAAILARLKTLPEVERIHTTSGRVDLALQLAAPSTSALDDVLDRIGGFDGVRSSESLIHLSTKLDRAV; from the coding sequence ATGGACGATCTGGACCGAAGCATCATCACCCAGCTGTCGCAGGACGCGCGCATCTCGGTCGCGGTGCTGTCGCGACGGCTGAAAGTGGCGCGTTCGACCGTCCAGGCGCGGCTGGAACGGCTGGAAAGCTCGGGCGCCATCGCCGGCTATACCGTGCGCTTGGGCGAATCGGCCCGTGCCACTCGCATCCGCGCCACGGTGCTGCTGGTGATCGAGCCGCGCTCGCTGGCGGCGATCCTCGCCCGGCTGAAGACCCTGCCCGAGGTCGAGCGCATCCACACCACCAGCGGCCGCGTCGACCTGGCGCTGCAACTGGCCGCGCCCTCGACCAGCGCGCTGGATGACGTGCTGGACCGGATCGGCGGGTTCGACGGGGTGCGGTCTTCGGAAAGCCTGATTCATCTCTCGACCAAACTCGACCGGGCGGTCTGA